Part of the Nakamurella alba genome is shown below.
CCGGTGCTGGACTCCGTCCGCCGCACCGGCCGGCTGGTGGTGGTGTCGGAGGCGCCGCGGGAGGCGTCGCTGTCCGGTGACATCGCCGCCAGGGTCACCGAAGAGGCCTTCTACTCGCTGGCGGCACCGGTGATCCGGGTCGCCGGCGCCGACGTGCCCTACCCGCCGACCCGGATGGAGAGCCTGTACCTGCCGGACCTGGACAAGGTGCTGGACGCGGTCGACCGCGTCCTGTCCTTCTGAGAGGTGTTGACGATGCCGGGTGTGCGCTGGATGTCGGAGCCACGACCGATCGGGCAGTGCGTGGCGCGACCGCCGGGTGGTGCCGCGCGCCGGCCGGGCAGATCTGTGAGTGTCGAGAACCTGTCGTGCGAGAGGACAGCATGAGCATCCGGACCTTCGCCCTGCCGGACGTGGGGGAGGGCCTCACCGAGGCCGAGATCCTGTCGTGGCGGGTCGCGGCGGGTGACACCGTCGAGGTCAACCAGATCCTGGTCGAGATCGAGACCGCCAAGGCGGCGGTCGAGCTGCCGTCGCCGTTCGCCGGCCGCGTCGACCGACTGCTCGTCGAGCCGGGCGTCACCGTCGCCGTCGGGACGCCGATCATCGCGGTCGAGACCGGCACCTCCGGTGACCCGGCGGCCGCCGCTCCGGCCACGTCCGGGGACGGTGGGACGCGGATCGGGGAGACCGGCGCCGACGGCCGGATCGCCACCCTGGTCGGATTCGTCGATCCGCACGCCGGGGTGACCCGGAGGCCGCGGCGGTCCCGCCCCTTGGACTCCGACGAGCTCGATCTGGACCGCGAGGACATCCCGCGGGCCCCGCGTCGGGAACCCGTGGCGCCGGTCCCGACCGACACCGCCCCCGATCCAGCCGCGGCCGCTCCTGCCGCGGCCGCTCCTGCCGCGGCCGCTCCTGCCGCGGCCGCTCCTGCTGCCGCCGCGATCCCTGCCGCCGTCGATCCGACGCCTGGGGTTCCTGCTCCGGCTGCTCCCGTGGGCGGTGTTCCGGCTGCCGACGCGTCGGCCCCGGCCGCGGTGACCGGAGACGCGGCAGCCGCGCCGGCCGGCCTTGTCGCCGACCCTTCGCCGGCCGGAAGCCTGGCGCCGAAGGCGGCGCCACCGGTGCGCAAGCTGGCCAAGGAGCTCGGCGTCGATCTGCGCACCATCGCCCCTGCGCGGGCCGACGGGATCATCAGCCGCGCCGAGGTCGAGGCTGCTGCCGCTCCGTCGGCTGCCCCGACTGCTGCCGCTGCTCCGCCGGCTCCTGCCGGTGCCGTTCTGGCAGCGGCCGGCGGGTCCGGGTTCGACCCGGTGACCAGGGAGCGGCGTATCCCGATCAAGGGCGTGCGCAAGGCGACCGCGCAGGCCATGGTGGCCAGTGCGTTCGGCGCCCCGCACGTCACCGAGTTCCTCACCGTCGACGTGACGCCGATGATCGAGCTGCGCGACCGGCTGCGCCGGACGCCGGGGTTCGCCGATCTGAAGATCGGTCCGCTGACCTTCGCCGCCCGGGCCGTCTGCCTGGCGCTGCGCCGGACCCCGGAGCTGAACGCCACCTGGGACGCGGACGCCGGGGTGATCGTCGAGAAGCAATACGTCCACCTCGGCATCGCCGCCGCCACCCCGCGGGGCCTGGTGGTGCCGAACATCCGGGACGCCGACGCCCTCGATCTCGCCGGGTTGGCCGGAGCGCTGGCCGACCTCACCGCCACCGCCCGGGCGGGCCGCACCACTCCCGCCGCGATGTCCGGCGGCACCTTCACCATCACCAACATCGGGGTGCTCGGGGTCGACACCGGCACCCCGATCCTCAACCCCGGCGAGTCCGGGATCCTCGCGCTGGGCTCGGTCAAGGATGCACCCTGGGTGGTCGACGGTCAGCTCGCCGTCCGCAAGGTCTGCCAGCTCGCCCTCTCCTTCGACCACCGTGTGGTCGACGGCGCCCAGGGGTCCCGGTTCCTCGCCGACGTCGGCGCGCTGCTGGCCGATCCGGCGCTGGCCATCACCTTCTGAGGTCGGGGGCCGTTCGGGCCGGCCGGCTCGCGAGGTGCTCGGGTTTCCGAGGTGGGCGGCGGCGCGGTGAGGGCCGGGCCGGGAGAACTGCGCCCGGGCGTGAGGTCGGGAGTGGGGCGGCCTGCGTCGGGCGGCTTCGTGGGTGTGGTGGAGGGGTCGGGGACGGATCTGACCAACGGATGTGTCCGTCAGTGGCCGTTGGGCTTCACGGGTGGTAGCTCCGAGGCCGGCCACGAACGGGTCGTGCGTCGGGTGGGTGGTCGGGCGAGGAGAACTGCGCCCGGACATGAGGTCGTCAAGTGCGGCGGCCTGGGTCGGGCGGCTTCCTGGGTGTGCGGATTTGGCCCCGGAAGGGTCCGATCCACGGGATCTGTCGTTCCGGGGCCGTCCACCTTCACGGGCTGTAGCCGGGAGGCCCCCGACGGCTCGACCTGCAGATCTGTGCCCCGACCGGATCGTTGACCACGCCCATGCCCCTGGATTCGTTGGCCCGTCCGCCGTCCGGCACACGGATCTTTGTCCAACGAAGGCACGCCACCGCGCCTGTCGGAGCCCAAGGGGTGGACGCTGCCGGCCCCGGAACTTTTGACTTCCGGCCGCATCGTTCCTGGGCCTCGCATGGTCGTGAACGGGGCGAACAGGGTCCGGAAACCGGGACTCAACGGATCCGACCGGCCGCCGATGCGGGTATCACCGCCCGCCCCGCCTGCTCCTCGGATCCGCGCCCCGCACCTGTGGGAGAAGCGCGGGAAGGCGATCGGCAGCGCCGGCGTTCAGTACGATGGCACCGGACAGATCGAGGCGATGTCCGATCTCAACCGGACGATCGTCGGAGTGTGAGGCAGTTCACCGGCGATTGTGGTATCACTTTCGGCCTCTCGCGCGTCTATACATGCGTAACCACCACCCGAGTACACAGATTGAAGGACTGATCAGAATGACCACCCTCGCGAAGGCGATCCGTAGCCGCCGTGAGTCCGCCCGTACCCGTCGCGCCGTCAACCGCGCGATCGACGCCGCCAGCACCCCGGCGATGCGTGACGAGCTGATCCTCATGGCTCAGCGTTCGGGCCGCTGATCACATGAGCACGATGCTGAAGTCCCTGCGGAACCGCCGCGAGCTCGCCCGCACCCGCCGCGCCGTCGATCACGCGATCTCCACGGCCGTGACCCCGGGCATGCGCGACGAGCTGATCGTGATGTCCCAGGTGCGCCACGCGGGCCTGCGCTGAGCAAGCCCCCACCGGTCCCGCCGATCCCGGGTGGGACCCACGCACCCGGCCCGACCAGGCCGGATGCCCCGCTCCCGGAAGCGTGACAACTTCTTCGAAAGAATTTTGCGGAAGCGTGTAACGCCTTCACGGTGAGCGGCGAAAGACCCTGTGACCCCGGTTGCTGCCGGACCCCCGACCTGGCAGCCACCGGGGTCACTGCGTGTCCGGACCACGGTGACGCCGATCCGGCCGCGGCCGCGGGGTGTGGCCGGGGCAGTCACAGCGCCGAGGTCGCCGCCAACACATGCCGGACCCGCCCGATCCCGGCGCTCGCCGCTGGTCGCCTGCCGAGACTGTCCGGCCCCTCTGCTTGCCGCAGGTCGTCTGCCGGACCGCCCGGCCCTGCCCGATCCCGGCGCTCGCCGCAGGTCGCCTGCCGAGACCGTCCGGCCCCGCCCCGATCCCGCGAAGCCTCCCGCGCGCCACCGTCCACCGCCCGTCGTACCGTGGCGGCATGGCCTTCAGGTGGGACCCCGCGCAGTACCGCCGGCACGCCGGCGACCGAGGCCGCCCGTTCTTCGACCTTGTCGCCCGGATCGGGGCCGACGCGCCGGAGCGGGTGGTCGACCTGGGCTGCGGGCCCGGCAATCTGACCGTCTCGTTGACCGGTCGCTGGCCGCAGGCGGCCGTCGAGGGCATCGACTCCTCCGCCGAGATGATCGAGGAGGCGACCGGGCTCGGCAGCCCGGTCGACTTCCGCCGGCAGGACATCGCCGACTGGACACCGCCGGCCCGGCCCACGGTCGTGGTCTCCAATGCCGCGCTGCAGTGGGTGCCCGGCCACCCCGACCTGCTCCGCGGCTGGCTCGCCGCTCTCGCCAACGGCTCGTGGTTCGCGCTGCAGATCCCCGGCAACTTCACCGCCCCGTCGCACGTCATCATGCGGGAGCTGGCCGAGTCGCCCCGCTGGGCGCCACAGCTCGCCGGGGTGCTCCGCCACCAGGACACCGTGCTCCCCGCCGTCGACTACGCCGGGACCTTCCTCGACGCCGGCTGGCAGGTCGATGCCTGGGAGACCACCTACATCCATCGGTTGACCGGGGCGGACCCGGTCGTCGACTGGGTGCGCGGCACCGGACTGCGCCCGGTGCTGGAGGTGCTGCAGGGTGCCGACCGGGACGAGTTCGTCGACGAGTACACCCGGCGGATCCGGCAGGCCTACCCGCCGGGACCGCACGGCACCCTCTTCCCGTTCCGCCGGATCTTCGCCGTCGGCAGCCGGCCGTGAGCGCGATCTCCCGCGGGCTGGCGCTGGCACTCCGGCACGCCGGTCTGCCGTGGAACCCGGCCTCCGGGGACAGGTTCAGCCTGCTCGACGAGAACTTCGCCGGCGACGTGTTCACCCTCGCCGACATGACGATCGAACCGCAGGGCCCGGCCGGCCGACAGGTCCTCGGCTTCAACGGCACCACCGAGTGGGCCCTGGACTCCGTGGAGTTCGTCGACGCACTGTGGCTCCCGCGCGAGGACCAGCTCAGGGAGCTGCTCGGCGCCTACTTCCGCGGGCTCGAGCTCACCGACCAGGGCTACGAAGTCACCGTGCACCTGCCGGGTGAGGACCCGCGGACCATTCCTGCCGAGACCGCCCCGGATGCCTACGCCCTGGCGGTGCTGGCCCGGCTGGGTGCGGCAGAGGAAGCCGCCGGCCGGGCCGCGCCGGACTGACCGCAGTCGTCCCCGGTGTGCCGGGCGGGACCGACGCGGGCGGCGTCCGGCCGAGCCGGCGGCACGTAGTCTCGACCGGTGGTCGACCATCCGCTGTCCATCCAGATGCTGCACGACCGGATCCTCATCCGGACCGCGAGCGGACCGGGCGAACGCACCTCCCGTGGCGGGATCCTGATCCCGGCGACGGCGGAGGTGGCCAAGCGACTGGTCTGGGGCGAGGTGCAGGGCGCCGGCCAGCACGTCCGTTCGGTCAAGGTCGGCGACCGGGTGCTCTACTCGCCCGAGGACCAGTACGAGGTGGAGATCGGCGGCGAGACCTACCTCGTCCTGCGCGAGCGCGACCTGCAGGCCGTGGCCAACGAGTCCAGCAGCGGCGGCACCGGCCTGTACCTCTGAGCCCGTACCGCTGAGCCCGTACCGCTGAGCCTGTACCGCTGGGCCTGTCTCTCCAGGCCGCGCCCGGGCCTCCGCGAGCCGGCCCGTCGGGATCCGGTCACCTGTTGATCGCCGGGGGCTCACCACGGAGTGGGGTCGTGGGGGAGGATGGGCCCGCGGTCGCGCGGTGCCGGCATCCCGACGGGGAGTGCCGGCACGGCACCACGATCGGAGCGAGCCCCACCACCGACAGGAGCCCGACCATGGCGGACCACTACGACCTCGTTGTGATCGGATCCGGCCCGGCCGGTCAGAAGGCGGCCATCGCCGCCGCCAAGCTGGGCCGCCGCGCCGTGGTCATCGAGCGCAAGAACATGGTGGGCGGCGTCTGCATCAACACCGGCACCATCCCGTCGAAGACGCTGCGCGAGGCGGTGCTCTACCTGACCGGGCTGAACCAGCGCGAGCTCTACGGCCAGGCCTACCGGGTCAAGGACGACATCACCGTCGGCGACCTGTCGGCCCGGACCCATCACGTGATCAGCCGCGAGATCGACGTCATCCGCAACCAGCTCTCCCGCAACCGGGTCGGCCTGATCCCCGGCACCGCGCGTTTCCTCGACCCGCACACCGTCGAGGTGGAGAACGAGGTCGGCATCCGGCAGACCATCACCGGCGACAAGTTCGTCGTCGCCGTCGGCACCCGCCCGGCCCGCCCGAGCTCCGTCGACTTCGACGGCCAGACGATCGTCGACTCCGACCAGATCCTGAACATGGAGAAGGTGCCGACCTCGATGGTCGTGGTCGGCGCCGGAGTCATCGGCATCGAGTACGCCTCGATGTTCGCGGCCCTGGGCACCAAGGTCACCGTGGTGGAGAAGCGGCCGCGGATGCTCGACTTCTGCGACGAGGAGATCGTCGAGGCGCTCAAGTACCAGCTGCGCGACCTGGCGGTCACCTTCCGGTTCGGCGAGTCGGTGAAGACGGTCGAGAAGCACCCGGGCGGCACGCTGACGATCCTGGAGTCCGGCAAGAAGTTCCCGGCCGAGACGGTGCTCTACTCGGCCGGCCGGCAGGGTGTCACCGACGAACTCAACGTCACCGCAGCAGGTATCGAGACGGCCGACCGCGGGCGCATCGAGGTGAACGAGTACTTCCAGACCTCCGTGGACCACATCTACGCGGTCGGTGACGTGATCGGCTTCCCGGCGCTGGCCGCCACCTCCATGGAGCAAGGCCGCCGGGCGTCGTACCACGCGTTCGGCGAGCCGGTCGGCGGGAAACTCGGTGACCTGCAACCGATCGGCATCTACACGATCCCGGAGATCTCCTACGTCGGCCGCACCGAGGACGACCTGACGAGCGAGAACGTGCCGTTCGAGGTGGGGGTCTCGCGCTACCGCGAGCTGGCCCGCGGGGCGATCCTGGGAGACTCCTACGGGATGCTGAAGCTGTTGGTGCACGCGGAGTCCCGGCAGCTGCTCGGCGTGCACGTGTTCGGCAGCAACGCCACCGAGCTGGTGCACATCGGCCAGACCGTCATGGGCTGCGGCGGCACCGTCGACTACCTGGTCGACGCGGTCTTCAACTACCCGACGCTGGCCGAGTCCTACAAGGTCGCGGCACTGGATGCCGTCAACAAGATGCGGGCCATCGCCCGGGTCACCTCGGGGCACGAGGACCCCGGCCGCGAGCGCGTCGAACTCCCCGTCTGAGCAGTCCATGACCGGCGCCGTGCGAGCGGCGCCGGTCTCCGGGCGACCACCCGGCCTGATAGTTGACTTCAGCAACAGATAAGCCTACTGTTGCTAACAGTTGCTGAAGTCAACGAACGCCAGGAGGATGGGATGACAACGACGTCGGCCCCGGCCGCCGCTCTCACCGACGCGACCCGGTCGCTGCGCGGTGTGGTCGGCGAGATGAAGCTGCTCACCAAGGAACTCGGCCGGGACCTGACCACCAGTGCCCCGGTCGGGGCGTTGATGGTGCTCGCCCATGTGGCCACCACCGGGCCGCAGCGGGCCTGCCGGATCGCCGGCTCGATGGACCTCGATCCTTCCGTGGTCAGCCGGCACATCCGCACGCTCGAGGATCGCGGTTTCCTGGTCCGACGGACCGACGCGGACGACCGGCGCGCCCAGGAGATCGACCTGACACCCCACGGACTCACCGTGATGAGGGAGATCTCGGCGCAGGTCGACGACCGCGTCCGGACCGTGCTCGACAGCTGGTCCGACGACGAGATCGACCAACTGGGAACACTTCTCCGTCGGCTCCATCACGGACTGGTCTCCGCCCGCTGACCGCACCACCCGCCACACCGCATCGCACCGCCCGCCGCACCGCCGCAGCGGCACCTGACGCCTGGAACCGAGGAGAACAACCATGTCCGCAACAGCCACGGAAGTGGCCGCACCGCCGAAGATGTCGCACCGCGCCGTGATCCAGGCGCTGTCCGGGCTGCTGCTCGGGATGCTCGTCGCGATCCTCAGCTCGACGGTCGTGTCGACGTCGCTGCCGCGGATCATCGGTGACCTCGGCGGGTCGCAGGCCTCCTACACCTGGGTGGTGACCGCGACGCTGCTCGCCACCACGGTGAGCACGCCGATCTGGGGGAAGTTCGCCGACCTGTTCAACCGCAAACTGCTCGTGCAGCTCTCGCTGGCGATCTTCGTCATCGGTTCGGCGCTGGCCGGGCTGAGCCAGAACTCCGGTGAGCTCATCGGTTTCCGGGTGCTGCAGGGGCTGGGCGCCGGCGGCCTGACCGCGCTGGCCACGGTGATCATCGCCGACATCATCTCGCCGCGGGAACGCGGCCGGTACATGGGTCTGCTCGGCGCCGTGATGGCCGTCGGCACGGTCGGCGGCCCGTTGCTCGGCGGGGTCATCACCGATTCCATCGGCTGGCGCTGGAACTTCTACGTCGGTGTGCCGCTGGCTGCCGTTGCGATCGTGCTGCTGCAGAAGACACTGCACCTGCCGACCCGCCGCCGGGACGGCGTGCGCATCGACGTGCTGGGTGTCGCCCTGATCACCGGAGCCGTGTCCCTGCTGCTGATCTGGGTCACTCTCGGCGGCCACCAGTTCGCCTGGGGGTCCGCCACCAGCATCGTGATGGTGATCGGCGCCGTGCTGCTGGCCGTGCTGTTCGTGGTGGTGGAGCTGCGGGTCGCCGAGCCGATCCTGCCGCTGGACCTGTTCCGCAACCGCACCTTCGTGCTCGCTGTCGTGGCCAGCCTCGCCGTCGGTGTGGCGATGTTCGGCACTTCGGTGTTCCTCAGCCAGTACATGCAGCTGGCCCGGGGCAAGACCCCGACCATGTCCGGCATCCTCACCATCCCGATGATCGCCGGCGTGCTGCTGGCCTCGACGATCGCCGGCCAATTGATCAGCCGGACCGGCTTCTGGAAGCGTTACGTCGTCACCGGTTCCGCGGTGCTGGTCGTGGGACTGTTGCTGATGGGCACGATCCGGTACGACACCGGCTGGGTCCCGTTGTCGGTCTACATGTTCCTGGTCGGCGTCGGCGTCGGCATGGTGATGCAGAACCTGGTCCTCGTCGTGCAGAACACCCTGCCGCAGGACCGGATGGGCTCCGGCACCGCAGCGGTTGCGTTCTTCCGCAGCCTGGGTGGCGCGATCGGTGTGTCGGTCATGGGCGCGGTGCTGAGCAGCCGGGTCGGCACGCTGACCGCGGCCGGCATGGCGGAGCTGGGCCTGCCGACCTCCGGCGGAAGTGGGACGATCCCCGACCTGGCGACGCTGCCCGCCCCGGTCCGCACCGTGGTCGAGTCCGCCTACGGCGAGGCGGTCGGCGACATCTTCCTGCTCGCGGTCCCGCTGGCGATCATCACCCTGGTCGCTGTGGTCTTCCTGCCGAACGCGGTGCTGGGCACCCGCTCCGGTGTCCAGCAGCAGACCGGCTCCGACGAGGCCGGGGCGGCTCCGGTCCTGGCCGACCAGCTGGTCGACGAGGCGGAGGCCGCCACCGCGCTGGTCCCCGCGACGCACGCCGCCCAGGACCGGCGAC
Proteins encoded:
- a CDS encoding dihydrolipoamide acetyltransferase family protein → MSIRTFALPDVGEGLTEAEILSWRVAAGDTVEVNQILVEIETAKAAVELPSPFAGRVDRLLVEPGVTVAVGTPIIAVETGTSGDPAAAAPATSGDGGTRIGETGADGRIATLVGFVDPHAGVTRRPRRSRPLDSDELDLDREDIPRAPRREPVAPVPTDTAPDPAAAAPAAAAPAAAAPAAAAPAAAAIPAAVDPTPGVPAPAAPVGGVPAADASAPAAVTGDAAAAPAGLVADPSPAGSLAPKAAPPVRKLAKELGVDLRTIAPARADGIISRAEVEAAAAPSAAPTAAAAPPAPAGAVLAAAGGSGFDPVTRERRIPIKGVRKATAQAMVASAFGAPHVTEFLTVDVTPMIELRDRLRRTPGFADLKIGPLTFAARAVCLALRRTPELNATWDADAGVIVEKQYVHLGIAAATPRGLVVPNIRDADALDLAGLAGALADLTATARAGRTTPAAMSGGTFTITNIGVLGVDTGTPILNPGESGILALGSVKDAPWVVDGQLAVRKVCQLALSFDHRVVDGAQGSRFLADVGALLADPALAITF
- a CDS encoding trans-aconitate 2-methyltransferase, whose amino-acid sequence is MAFRWDPAQYRRHAGDRGRPFFDLVARIGADAPERVVDLGCGPGNLTVSLTGRWPQAAVEGIDSSAEMIEEATGLGSPVDFRRQDIADWTPPARPTVVVSNAALQWVPGHPDLLRGWLAALANGSWFALQIPGNFTAPSHVIMRELAESPRWAPQLAGVLRHQDTVLPAVDYAGTFLDAGWQVDAWETTYIHRLTGADPVVDWVRGTGLRPVLEVLQGADRDEFVDEYTRRIRQAYPPGPHGTLFPFRRIFAVGSRP
- a CDS encoding pilus assembly protein CpaE, with translation MSAISRGLALALRHAGLPWNPASGDRFSLLDENFAGDVFTLADMTIEPQGPAGRQVLGFNGTTEWALDSVEFVDALWLPREDQLRELLGAYFRGLELTDQGYEVTVHLPGEDPRTIPAETAPDAYALAVLARLGAAEEAAGRAAPD
- a CDS encoding GroES family chaperonin, with the translated sequence MLHDRILIRTASGPGERTSRGGILIPATAEVAKRLVWGEVQGAGQHVRSVKVGDRVLYSPEDQYEVEIGGETYLVLRERDLQAVANESSSGGTGLYL
- the sthA gene encoding Si-specific NAD(P)(+) transhydrogenase, whose product is MADHYDLVVIGSGPAGQKAAIAAAKLGRRAVVIERKNMVGGVCINTGTIPSKTLREAVLYLTGLNQRELYGQAYRVKDDITVGDLSARTHHVISREIDVIRNQLSRNRVGLIPGTARFLDPHTVEVENEVGIRQTITGDKFVVAVGTRPARPSSVDFDGQTIVDSDQILNMEKVPTSMVVVGAGVIGIEYASMFAALGTKVTVVEKRPRMLDFCDEEIVEALKYQLRDLAVTFRFGESVKTVEKHPGGTLTILESGKKFPAETVLYSAGRQGVTDELNVTAAGIETADRGRIEVNEYFQTSVDHIYAVGDVIGFPALAATSMEQGRRASYHAFGEPVGGKLGDLQPIGIYTIPEISYVGRTEDDLTSENVPFEVGVSRYRELARGAILGDSYGMLKLLVHAESRQLLGVHVFGSNATELVHIGQTVMGCGGTVDYLVDAVFNYPTLAESYKVAALDAVNKMRAIARVTSGHEDPGRERVELPV
- a CDS encoding MarR family winged helix-turn-helix transcriptional regulator, which gives rise to MTTTSAPAAALTDATRSLRGVVGEMKLLTKELGRDLTTSAPVGALMVLAHVATTGPQRACRIAGSMDLDPSVVSRHIRTLEDRGFLVRRTDADDRRAQEIDLTPHGLTVMREISAQVDDRVRTVLDSWSDDEIDQLGTLLRRLHHGLVSAR
- a CDS encoding MDR family MFS transporter encodes the protein MSATATEVAAPPKMSHRAVIQALSGLLLGMLVAILSSTVVSTSLPRIIGDLGGSQASYTWVVTATLLATTVSTPIWGKFADLFNRKLLVQLSLAIFVIGSALAGLSQNSGELIGFRVLQGLGAGGLTALATVIIADIISPRERGRYMGLLGAVMAVGTVGGPLLGGVITDSIGWRWNFYVGVPLAAVAIVLLQKTLHLPTRRRDGVRIDVLGVALITGAVSLLLIWVTLGGHQFAWGSATSIVMVIGAVLLAVLFVVVELRVAEPILPLDLFRNRTFVLAVVASLAVGVAMFGTSVFLSQYMQLARGKTPTMSGILTIPMIAGVLLASTIAGQLISRTGFWKRYVVTGSAVLVVGLLLMGTIRYDTGWVPLSVYMFLVGVGVGMVMQNLVLVVQNTLPQDRMGSGTAAVAFFRSLGGAIGVSVMGAVLSSRVGTLTAAGMAELGLPTSGGSGTIPDLATLPAPVRTVVESAYGEAVGDIFLLAVPLAIITLVAVVFLPNAVLGTRSGVQQQTGSDEAGAAPVLADQLVDEAEAATALVPATHAAQDRRRDALD